A genomic stretch from Magnetovibrio sp. includes:
- the rpoN gene encoding RNA polymerase factor sigma-54 → MVLTPRLDLRQSQSLVMTPQLQQAIKLLQLTNIELSAFVEQELEQNPLLERIDPGAPDAGEVRGEGVDEIASDALPQTELETAQSADTADILSRSAETGENIDGGQSMDVEVDNDWSSDTPGPETVTDRGLDQGGLSGTSSGASTYGDDLPGIEQTLAQEESMREHLLAELGMLVENPMERLIGAHLIDMLDEAGYVQGSLEKLAEQLGCDEADIEAVLFKLQGVEPAGLFARDLAECLALQLKEKGRLDPAIQALLDNLELLAKRDLKGLMKVCGVDEEDIQDMVAEIRALDPRPGRAFNHDVAQTVVPDVLMHAGPDGGWLVELNSETLPRVLVNNTYYAEINQSAKSDQDKRYIHDCLQTANWLVKSLHQRATTILKVASEIVRQQDGFFRHGVSALKPLVLRDIADVIEMHESTVSRVTSNKYIATPRGIFELKYFFTSSVGGNSGGDGHSSESVRQRIKDLVDAEDPKKVLSDDKIVTILKAEGIEVARRTVAKYRDSLGISSSVQRRREKTSRL, encoded by the coding sequence ATGGTTCTGACCCCCAGGCTCGATCTTAGACAATCCCAATCCCTGGTGATGACGCCGCAATTGCAGCAGGCGATCAAACTGTTGCAGTTGACCAACATCGAGCTCAGCGCGTTCGTCGAGCAGGAATTGGAGCAAAACCCGCTGCTGGAAAGAATCGACCCGGGCGCGCCCGACGCCGGCGAGGTGCGTGGCGAGGGGGTCGACGAAATCGCCAGCGACGCGCTGCCGCAAACCGAATTGGAGACCGCACAAAGCGCGGATACGGCGGACATTCTCTCGCGCAGTGCCGAAACCGGCGAGAATATCGACGGCGGCCAATCCATGGACGTCGAGGTCGATAACGATTGGTCCAGCGACACACCGGGCCCCGAAACGGTGACGGATCGCGGCTTAGATCAGGGCGGCCTCTCTGGCACATCGTCTGGCGCGTCTACGTACGGCGACGACCTGCCGGGTATTGAGCAGACCCTCGCCCAAGAAGAATCCATGCGCGAGCATCTGCTCGCCGAATTGGGCATGTTGGTTGAAAATCCGATGGAACGCCTGATCGGCGCGCATCTGATCGACATGCTCGATGAAGCGGGCTACGTCCAAGGCAGCCTGGAAAAGCTGGCCGAACAGTTGGGATGTGATGAGGCCGATATCGAAGCCGTGCTGTTCAAATTGCAAGGTGTCGAGCCTGCGGGCTTGTTCGCACGCGACTTGGCGGAATGTCTGGCCTTGCAGTTGAAGGAAAAAGGCCGTCTCGATCCGGCCATCCAGGCGTTGCTCGACAATCTCGAACTGCTGGCAAAGCGCGACCTCAAAGGGCTGATGAAGGTCTGCGGCGTAGATGAGGAAGACATTCAGGACATGGTTGCGGAAATTCGCGCCCTCGATCCGCGTCCCGGCCGCGCCTTCAATCACGACGTCGCCCAGACGGTGGTGCCTGATGTTTTGATGCATGCCGGCCCGGATGGCGGCTGGCTGGTGGAGCTGAATTCCGAAACCTTGCCGCGCGTTCTGGTCAACAACACCTATTACGCCGAGATCAATCAGAGCGCCAAAAGCGACCAGGACAAGCGCTATATCCACGATTGTCTGCAAACCGCCAATTGGCTTGTCAAATCGTTGCACCAGCGCGCCACTACGATCTTGAAAGTCGCTAGCGAAATTGTGCGCCAGCAAGACGGTTTTTTCCGTCACGGGGTGTCGGCGCTAAAACCCTTGGTGTTGCGCGATATCGCCGATGTGATCGAAATGCATGAAAGCACGGTGTCGCGGGTGACATCGAACAAGTACATCGCGACGCCCCGGGGCATCTTTGAGTTGAAGTACTTCTTTACATCATCGGTAGGTGGAAACAGCGGTGGGGACGGTCATTCGTCGGAATCCGTGCGTCAGAGAATTAAGGATTTGGTCGACGCCGAAGACCCCAAAAAGGTCCTTTCCGACGACAAGATCGTCACCATCTTGAAAGCCGAAGGCATTGAAGTCGCACGCAGAACCGTTGCCAAGTACCGTGACTCTCTGGGTATCTCGTCGTCGGTGCAGCGGCGTCGGGAAAAGACCTCGCGCCTATGA
- the hpf gene encoding ribosome hibernation-promoting factor, HPF/YfiA family, with protein sequence MDITVKGKQMDVGDALRTHTEDTLSSAVSKYFDRALDATVVFSKVQNGFHADIIVHAGRGITVQGQGEAVDAYPALDTALERIAKQLRRYHRKLVNHHANANAEVTQAQYSILGQTEEEEVHEEHHPAIVAEMPHEIATMSVSEAVMRLDLGNLPVVMFKNGGHGGLNVVYRRQDGNVGWIDPQTTASSDSAS encoded by the coding sequence ATGGACATCACCGTCAAGGGGAAACAGATGGACGTGGGCGATGCGCTCCGTACCCATACTGAAGACACCCTTTCTTCCGCCGTTAGCAAATATTTCGACCGCGCGCTTGACGCGACCGTGGTTTTTTCCAAGGTGCAAAACGGCTTTCATGCCGACATCATCGTGCACGCGGGTCGTGGCATCACGGTACAGGGCCAAGGCGAAGCGGTTGACGCTTACCCGGCACTGGACACCGCGCTGGAACGCATTGCCAAGCAACTGCGCCGTTACCACCGCAAGCTGGTGAATCACCACGCCAACGCCAATGCGGAAGTGACCCAGGCGCAATACTCCATTCTCGGCCAGACCGAGGAAGAGGAGGTTCATGAAGAGCATCACCCGGCCATCGTCGCAGAAATGCCGCACGAAATTGCCACGATGAGCGTGAGCGAAGCCGTGATGCGTCTCGACCTCGGCAACTTGCCGGTGGTGATGTTCAAAAATGGCGGCCATGGCGGTCTGAACGTTGTTTACCGTCGCCAAGACGGCAACGTGGGTTGGATCGATCCGCAAACCACCGCATCGAGCGACAGCGCAAGCTAA
- the ptsN gene encoding PTS IIA-like nitrogen regulatory protein PtsN gives MEISDLITVEGVVANLRVTSKKQALQELSKRAATVTGQHERAIFDVLMERERLGTTGVGNGIAIPHGKLAPLDQLYGLFARLETPIDFHSIDEQPVDLVFLLLAPETAGADHLKALARVSRLLRDSAVCEKLRGTDDAEALYVLLTESSASQAA, from the coding sequence ATGGAAATCAGTGACTTGATTACGGTCGAAGGTGTGGTGGCAAATCTTCGCGTCACCAGCAAAAAGCAGGCGTTGCAAGAACTGTCCAAGCGCGCCGCGACCGTTACCGGTCAGCACGAACGAGCCATCTTCGACGTATTGATGGAACGTGAACGCCTGGGTACCACTGGGGTCGGAAATGGCATCGCCATTCCCCATGGTAAATTGGCGCCTTTGGATCAGCTTTACGGGTTGTTTGCGCGGTTGGAAACACCGATCGATTTCCATTCCATCGACGAACAGCCGGTGGACTTGGTGTTCTTGCTGCTGGCCCCGGAAACGGCCGGTGCGGATCATCTCAAAGCTCTGGCGCGGGTGTCGCGTCTGCTGCGTGACAGCGCGGTATGCGAAAAATTGCGCGGTACGGACGACGCGGAAGCGTTGTACGTATTGCTGACGGAATCGAGCGCTTCACAAGCGGCATAA
- a CDS encoding carboxymuconolactone decarboxylase family protein, whose translation MSILRDMSAKRKQAHAKMLALNSKVYKAFLDMESAAFSDGALSKMSKELIAIGISVVIDCESCMQWHIEQAAKAGATEQQVLEAIEVGIEMGGGPATAHARFALDVMADVFPDV comes from the coding sequence ATGTCCATACTTCGCGACATGAGCGCCAAACGTAAACAAGCCCACGCCAAGATGCTGGCGCTTAACTCCAAGGTCTACAAAGCCTTTCTCGACATGGAATCCGCCGCGTTCAGCGACGGGGCGCTGTCAAAAATGAGCAAGGAACTGATCGCCATCGGCATATCGGTGGTGATTGATTGCGAATCGTGCATGCAATGGCACATCGAACAAGCTGCCAAGGCCGGCGCGACCGAGCAACAGGTCTTGGAAGCCATCGAAGTCGGCATCGAAATGGGCGGAGGCCCCGCCACCGCGCACGCGCGCTTCGCCCTCGACGTTATGGCAGACGTGTTCCCCGACGTCTAA
- a CDS encoding DUF1150 family protein yields MNRYPTHAYAAIGIEPEQNWVTQFDLAAWGMEDVAYVKPVEVDGDAVYGIFAADGTELTTVDNRDEAFVTIRQNELEALSVH; encoded by the coding sequence ATGAACCGCTATCCGACCCACGCCTACGCCGCCATCGGCATCGAACCTGAGCAAAACTGGGTGACCCAATTCGATCTCGCCGCTTGGGGGATGGAAGATGTGGCGTATGTCAAACCCGTCGAAGTGGACGGCGATGCCGTCTATGGCATTTTCGCGGCCGACGGAACGGAACTCACCACGGTCGATAACCGCGATGAAGCGTTCGTCACCATCCGCCAGAACGAACTGGAAGCGCTGAGCGTCCACTGA
- a CDS encoding Hsp20 family protein has translation MSRNIAFNSPFLLGFDHLEQMLDRAAKASNEGYPPYNIEQTGEYKLRISLAVAGFSMDDLSVTVEDTQLVVRGRPSEDDKDRVYLHRGIGKRQFQRTFVLAEGIEILGANLDNGLLHVDLERPVHEPEVRTIKINASANQPGDTAKTINVDSQ, from the coding sequence ATGTCCCGCAACATCGCCTTCAACAGCCCGTTTTTGTTGGGCTTCGACCATCTCGAGCAAATGCTCGACCGCGCCGCCAAGGCCTCGAACGAAGGCTATCCGCCCTACAACATCGAACAAACCGGTGAATACAAGCTGCGCATCAGCCTCGCTGTCGCCGGCTTTTCCATGGACGATCTGAGCGTCACCGTCGAAGACACCCAGTTGGTGGTACGCGGTCGTCCGAGCGAAGACGACAAGGATCGCGTTTACCTCCACCGTGGCATCGGCAAACGGCAATTCCAACGCACCTTTGTGCTCGCCGAAGGCATCGAGATCCTCGGCGCCAACCTCGACAACGGGCTGTTGCACGTCGATCTCGAACGCCCCGTCCACGAACCCGAAGTGCGCACGATCAAAATCAACGCCAGCGCGAACCAACCCGGCGACACGGCCAAGACCATCAACGTCGATTCACAATAA
- a CDS encoding PAS domain S-box protein — protein MIARWRRSGIRYGFIIASVALAVATNVTLSHIGQKTLNTLLPLMDASVSITLQLTRFHLWFEEYVRGDPNVTLDDVWGHYHDAQHSIARMRIAAQPSGLSRYGPQPSVTNNLDRLEAILLQLRTIGEARQMARNDSATINTLDAAFETIISQAFEVAAAIKDDLHALTQSNNRFLRTISIVMNVGFVVVGGFALLILHRLDIQRSAAQLSLNKLARGIDQSPASIMITDTSGIIEYVNPKFLSVTGYRLDEVVGQNPRILKSGHTSQEEYRTLWRTISSGEDWHGEFLNTHKDGGTYWERASISPIRDENGEICNFVAVKEDITERKRQEERLNQSRELFTKAFQSSPNLIALSHPDTGEHVDVNNAWLTALKFKRDEVIGHTAFELDIWADLHDREHILDELNVHGRIHNFEARLKAKDGTIVECIISSEPIVMGPKTLVLWTANDITERRQSEREVERQRSMFEAIFRGIPDAVVYTNVNRQIVATNPGLHEIFGYRENELVGKKTNVLYASEEEFIRQGRLRFHQGAQNENKPYVVNYRRKDGTVFSGETLGTPVHDKQGEILGFIGVIRDITQRIQIERELVHAKEEAEYANYAKSQFLANMSHELRTPLNAIIGFADMIKIEAFGPIKNDKYASYIDDIGTSGKHLLDIITDILDVSKIEAGHLDLVTEAVDLHDIVAACRTLMDTQALSKNITIEEDLPADLPLLDADPLRLKQIVINLLSNAIKFNVENGAIKIEGLVNGAGGLVFIVSDTGIGMDHRAMPQALEPFGQISDITTRPHEGSGLGLNLSRSLMELHGGRLELESALENGTAVTCIFPPERTLSRPLSGKSVHNSSR, from the coding sequence ATGATTGCGCGTTGGCGCCGTTCGGGGATTAGGTACGGTTTCATCATCGCGAGCGTTGCCTTGGCGGTCGCGACCAATGTCACGCTTTCGCATATCGGTCAAAAAACCCTCAACACCTTATTGCCGTTGATGGACGCCAGCGTCAGCATCACGCTTCAATTGACCCGCTTTCATTTGTGGTTCGAGGAATACGTGCGGGGTGATCCGAATGTCACGCTGGACGATGTATGGGGTCATTATCACGACGCCCAGCACAGTATTGCCAGAATGCGGATTGCCGCTCAGCCTTCCGGTCTTTCGCGTTACGGACCCCAGCCGTCGGTGACGAACAATCTTGATCGGCTCGAAGCGATTTTGCTGCAGCTCAGAACCATCGGCGAGGCCCGCCAAATGGCCCGAAACGACTCCGCCACCATCAACACCCTGGATGCGGCCTTTGAAACGATCATCAGCCAGGCCTTTGAGGTTGCCGCCGCCATCAAAGACGATCTGCACGCCCTTACCCAATCGAACAACCGCTTTTTGCGCACGATCTCGATCGTCATGAACGTAGGTTTTGTCGTCGTCGGCGGGTTTGCCTTGCTGATCCTTCATCGCTTAGACATCCAACGTAGCGCGGCACAACTGAGCCTCAACAAATTGGCCCGCGGCATTGATCAAAGTCCTGCATCGATCATGATCACTGATACGAGCGGCATCATCGAGTACGTTAATCCAAAATTTCTCAGTGTCACCGGCTATCGCTTAGACGAAGTTGTCGGTCAAAACCCGCGCATACTGAAGTCGGGACATACTTCGCAAGAAGAGTACCGCACCCTGTGGCGCACCATTTCATCCGGCGAGGACTGGCACGGCGAATTCCTCAACACCCACAAAGACGGCGGCACCTATTGGGAGCGAGCCTCGATTTCGCCCATTCGCGATGAAAACGGCGAAATTTGCAACTTCGTCGCCGTTAAGGAAGACATCACCGAACGCAAGCGCCAAGAAGAGCGTCTCAACCAATCGCGCGAACTGTTCACCAAGGCGTTTCAGTCCAGCCCTAACCTAATTGCACTGTCGCACCCCGACACCGGTGAGCACGTAGACGTCAACAATGCCTGGCTAACAGCCTTGAAATTCAAACGTGACGAAGTGATTGGTCACACCGCGTTCGAACTGGATATTTGGGCCGATCTTCACGACCGCGAACACATTCTTGATGAGTTGAACGTTCATGGCCGGATTCATAATTTTGAAGCCCGCCTGAAAGCCAAAGACGGCACCATTGTCGAATGCATCATTTCCAGCGAACCAATCGTCATGGGCCCCAAAACCTTGGTGTTGTGGACGGCCAACGACATCACCGAACGACGCCAGTCCGAACGTGAGGTCGAGCGCCAGCGCTCCATGTTCGAAGCCATTTTCCGTGGTATCCCGGACGCCGTGGTCTACACCAATGTGAACCGCCAAATCGTCGCCACCAATCCCGGTCTTCACGAAATATTCGGCTATCGTGAAAACGAACTGGTCGGCAAAAAAACAAACGTTCTTTACGCCAGCGAAGAAGAATTCATTCGCCAGGGCCGGTTGCGCTTTCATCAAGGCGCGCAAAACGAAAACAAGCCTTATGTGGTCAACTATCGACGTAAGGATGGGACCGTATTTTCCGGCGAAACGCTCGGCACTCCGGTCCACGACAAACAGGGTGAGATTTTGGGCTTCATCGGTGTGATCCGCGACATCACCCAACGCATTCAGATCGAGCGCGAGCTGGTTCACGCCAAAGAAGAAGCCGAGTACGCCAACTATGCCAAGTCCCAATTCCTTGCCAATATGAGCCACGAACTGCGCACGCCGCTCAACGCCATCATCGGTTTTGCCGATATGATCAAGATCGAGGCCTTCGGCCCCATCAAGAATGACAAGTACGCAAGCTACATCGATGACATCGGGACGTCCGGCAAGCACCTGTTGGACATCATCACCGACATATTGGATGTGTCGAAAATCGAGGCCGGACATCTCGACTTGGTCACCGAAGCGGTTGATCTCCATGACATCGTCGCCGCCTGCCGCACCTTGATGGACACCCAGGCATTGTCCAAAAACATCACCATCGAAGAAGACCTGCCCGCTGATCTGCCACTGCTCGACGCCGATCCGTTGCGGCTCAAGCAAATCGTCATCAACCTGTTGTCCAACGCCATCAAATTCAACGTCGAAAACGGCGCGATCAAAATTGAGGGACTGGTCAACGGCGCGGGCGGTCTGGTTTTCATCGTTTCCGACACCGGTATCGGCATGGATCACCGCGCCATGCCCCAGGCCCTTGAACCGTTTGGCCAAATCAGCGACATCACCACCCGGCCTCATGAAGGCAGCGGCTTAGGACTAAATCTCTCACGCTCGTTGATGGAGCTTCACGGCGGGCGGTTGGAGCTGGAAAGCGCACTTGAAAATGGTACTGCGGTCACCTGTATCTTCCCCCCGGAACGCACCTTATCCCGTCCCTTGAGCGGCAAAAGCGTTCACAATTCGAGCCGTTGA
- a CDS encoding transporter substrate-binding domain-containing protein, producing the protein MFAKLMDARTTWLLFAFFGLAIAPNVARAASQNDGVEPDVYILNTSTGAPYATADHMGFQDLIVDEAFRRIGLKGRVESYEASARALINANEGIDHGVAMRIQGLEKKYPNLVRVPERLVENDFVAYSSGLELSTDSWDSLKPYVVAYINGWVVFERNLAEDQNKTAVRDPRQMFEMLAKGRVDLVLYERWQGLQRAQETALAVKVHEPPLASADMFIYVHKKYAHLVPKLAQALRDMKADGTYQKIFAKTLSSLLPQAPNP; encoded by the coding sequence ATGTTCGCAAAATTGATGGACGCGCGCACCACATGGCTGCTGTTTGCCTTTTTCGGGCTTGCCATTGCGCCGAACGTCGCGCGCGCCGCTAGCCAAAACGATGGCGTCGAGCCGGACGTCTATATCCTAAACACCAGCACCGGCGCCCCTTATGCAACGGCTGATCACATGGGGTTTCAAGACCTGATCGTCGACGAGGCGTTTCGTCGCATCGGCCTTAAGGGCCGGGTGGAAAGTTATGAAGCATCCGCGCGCGCGCTGATCAATGCTAATGAGGGCATCGATCACGGCGTCGCCATGCGCATCCAGGGGTTGGAGAAAAAGTACCCCAACTTGGTCCGCGTGCCGGAGCGTCTGGTTGAAAACGATTTCGTCGCCTATTCGTCTGGCCTGGAGTTGAGCACGGACAGTTGGGACAGCCTCAAACCTTATGTGGTCGCCTACATCAATGGTTGGGTGGTGTTTGAACGCAACTTGGCTGAGGATCAAAACAAAACCGCAGTCAGAGACCCGCGTCAAATGTTTGAAATGCTCGCCAAGGGCCGCGTCGACCTGGTGCTGTATGAGCGCTGGCAGGGCTTGCAGCGGGCCCAAGAAACGGCCCTTGCGGTGAAGGTCCACGAGCCGCCTTTGGCGTCTGCGGATATGTTCATTTACGTCCACAAGAAATACGCCCATCTGGTTCCGAAATTGGCCCAGGCACTCCGCGATATGAAAGCGGATGGGACCTATCAAAAGATTTTTGCAAAGACGCTGTCGTCGTTGTTGCCGCAAGCGCCGAACCCATAA
- a CDS encoding PAS domain S-box protein, protein MDGLWHPNRIAWKLIKALILFSSMITLVSTGVQLWSEYGRDMDAIQSRFVQVERSYLDSISENVWESDTGRLNLLVNGIIEFPDFKYAAVREKNGDILASVGDLGDEKVIRNVYPLHYAFRGANLKIGELEIVASLTAVYDRIADRVWLILISNAIKTFLVALFMFGMVYWLLTRHLDVMAAFARRLDFSLPEDPLKLERGIFGGKRDELDQLAESLNDMQAKLFNSYEELRALYNDLEDRVVERTRALSNEVEQHKRTEKKLADSEARVLDMVESASDWLWEMGPDLRFTDVSSGAMRTANVDPRRAIGYTRHELATESGNVEKWRDHLADLEAHRPFRDFVYETQSDDGTPVFLKISGKPVFADDGSFRGYRGVGSNVTRQVEAERKASKVEEQLRVLSEAVEQNPSMVFITDDDGAIQYVNAKFSEISGYSREEVLGCNPRLLKSEDTSPEVYEELWGDLKSGREWRGEIKDKRKDGSYFWAYAVIAPVKDETGAITHFVATHEDITLRKAAEAQLHEATERAQLASRTKSELMANMSHELRTPLNAIIGFSDSMRSGVFGPLQNERYQDYINDIHNSGQHLLELINDILDVSAVEAGKMELQSAPIDVCDAVLTCLKLVHHRAQSAGVHLSHHIEKDIPNLLCDERRLKQVLLNLLSNAVKFTPERGRVSLNVSLASDGGLRFEVEDTGIGMDEKGIEIALTPFGQVDSNLSRRYDGTGLGLPLSINLVELHNGVLDLRSRLGHGTTVVVHFPPERTIIRGGRSENAQSPDPGAEGEGRTSGPDDHNDKKIPTVH, encoded by the coding sequence ATGGATGGCCTATGGCACCCCAATAGGATTGCATGGAAGCTGATCAAGGCGCTGATCTTGTTCAGTTCCATGATCACGTTGGTGTCGACCGGGGTGCAGTTGTGGTCCGAATACGGGCGCGATATGGACGCGATTCAGTCGCGCTTCGTTCAGGTGGAGCGTAGCTATCTCGACAGCATTTCTGAAAATGTGTGGGAATCGGACACGGGGCGTCTGAACCTGTTGGTCAACGGCATCATTGAATTTCCGGATTTCAAATATGCTGCGGTGCGTGAAAAAAACGGCGATATCCTCGCCAGCGTCGGCGACCTTGGCGACGAAAAAGTGATCCGCAACGTCTATCCACTTCATTATGCGTTTCGCGGCGCAAACTTGAAGATCGGCGAGTTGGAAATCGTCGCCAGTCTGACGGCCGTGTACGATCGTATCGCCGACCGGGTGTGGTTGATCTTGATTTCCAATGCCATCAAGACCTTCTTGGTAGCGCTGTTTATGTTTGGCATGGTGTATTGGCTGCTGACACGTCATTTGGACGTGATGGCGGCATTTGCCCGCCGTCTTGATTTTTCGTTGCCGGAAGACCCATTGAAGCTGGAGCGCGGAATCTTCGGCGGCAAACGCGACGAATTGGACCAGTTGGCGGAATCCCTCAACGACATGCAGGCCAAGCTGTTCAATTCCTACGAAGAATTGCGCGCCTTATACAACGATCTCGAAGACCGCGTGGTGGAGCGCACCCGGGCCCTGTCAAATGAGGTCGAGCAACACAAACGCACCGAGAAAAAGCTCGCCGACAGCGAAGCCCGGGTTCTGGATATGGTGGAGTCCGCATCCGACTGGTTGTGGGAAATGGGACCGGACTTGCGCTTCACGGATGTCTCTTCCGGTGCAATGCGCACCGCGAACGTCGATCCAAGGCGGGCGATTGGCTACACCCGTCACGAGTTGGCGACCGAATCGGGAAACGTGGAAAAATGGCGCGATCATTTGGCGGACCTAGAAGCACACAGGCCGTTTCGCGATTTCGTTTATGAAACACAAAGCGATGACGGTACGCCGGTATTTCTGAAAATCAGCGGCAAACCCGTGTTTGCGGACGATGGGTCGTTTCGGGGTTATCGCGGCGTTGGTTCGAACGTAACCCGGCAGGTCGAAGCGGAACGCAAAGCCTCCAAGGTGGAGGAACAACTGCGTGTGCTGTCGGAAGCTGTCGAGCAAAACCCCTCGATGGTTTTCATCACCGACGATGACGGCGCTATCCAGTATGTGAATGCAAAGTTTAGCGAGATTAGCGGCTACAGCCGCGAGGAAGTATTGGGGTGCAATCCGCGCTTGTTGAAATCCGAAGACACCTCACCCGAAGTGTACGAAGAGCTGTGGGGAGATCTCAAATCCGGTCGCGAGTGGCGTGGTGAGATCAAGGACAAACGTAAGGATGGGAGCTATTTTTGGGCGTACGCTGTGATTGCCCCGGTGAAAGACGAGACAGGTGCTATCACTCATTTCGTCGCGACCCATGAAGACATTACCTTACGAAAGGCCGCCGAGGCGCAGTTGCATGAAGCGACCGAACGGGCCCAATTGGCAAGTCGCACCAAATCCGAGTTGATGGCCAACATGTCGCATGAATTGCGCACGCCGCTGAACGCGATCATCGGCTTCTCGGATTCAATGAGATCAGGCGTTTTCGGGCCATTGCAGAACGAGCGCTATCAAGACTACATCAATGACATTCACAACAGCGGTCAGCATCTGCTGGAGTTGATCAACGACATTCTCGACGTATCGGCGGTCGAGGCGGGCAAGATGGAATTGCAATCTGCGCCCATTGACGTCTGCGACGCGGTGCTGACGTGCCTGAAATTGGTTCACCATCGCGCGCAGAGCGCAGGGGTCCACCTGTCCCATCATATCGAAAAGGACATACCGAATTTGCTGTGTGACGAGCGGCGCCTGAAACAGGTTCTGCTGAATTTGCTGTCGAACGCGGTAAAGTTCACCCCCGAACGCGGTCGGGTGTCGCTCAACGTTTCCTTGGCATCGGACGGCGGTCTGCGCTTCGAGGTCGAAGACACCGGAATCGGCATGGATGAAAAGGGAATTGAAATTGCGCTGACCCCGTTCGGTCAAGTCGACAGTAACTTATCGCGGCGTTACGACGGAACGGGCCTAGGCTTGCCACTTTCAATAAATTTAGTCGAACTGCACAACGGTGTTCTGGATCTTCGTTCGCGCCTGGGGCACGGCACCACCGTGGTGGTTCACTTTCCACCAGAACGCACCATCATACGCGGCGGTCGAAGCGAGAATGCGCAATCACCGGACCCGGGCGCCGAGGGGGAGGGGCGAACGTCCGGGCCCGATGATCACAATGACAAGAAAATCCCGACGGTCCATTGA
- a CDS encoding sulfurtransferase TusA family protein yields the protein MNSIPLDAVSGTSTLIDAKGSECPIPILKLKSALKKAADHSVFGVMTTDSFAEPNVRDYCKSSGNEYLGVENFDGYDIHYVKKRTVECQRCSNMRTVTLGIAAIATLAYTAPQVIHSSPSGIVTVVFAVALASLPPVLINNLRLLKSVIKKAGSSSRMEAAQ from the coding sequence ATGAACTCCATACCTCTCGATGCCGTTTCCGGCACCAGCACTCTGATCGATGCCAAGGGCTCCGAATGCCCGATCCCGATCCTCAAACTGAAAAGCGCGTTGAAGAAAGCTGCCGATCATAGCGTGTTCGGCGTGATGACCACCGACAGCTTTGCTGAACCGAACGTGCGCGATTACTGTAAAAGTTCCGGTAACGAATATCTTGGCGTTGAAAACTTCGACGGCTATGACATCCATTACGTTAAAAAACGCACCGTGGAATGCCAGCGCTGCTCGAACATGCGCACCGTAACCTTAGGCATCGCCGCGATCGCCACCTTGGCTTACACCGCGCCGCAGGTGATCCATTCCAGCCCCTCGGGCATCGTGACGGTGGTGTTCGCGGTCGCGCTGGCATCGTTGCCGCCGGTGTTGATCAACAATTTGCGCTTGCTCAAAAGCGTTATCAAAAAAGCCGGCTCATCCTCGCGCATGGAAGCCGCCCAATAA
- a CDS encoding DUF2946 domain-containing protein has translation MIVTAAKSRLKRILFTARRQGTVWLAVFAVLAQVLMPFGQALALGANADYEYQVICTATGITQVAVGADGQPIEPLDVPKSCPFCFLHSSVVLLQPEQVPTPGMRMVVVPVAFEHPAHQRTASIWRGSPQPSRAPPVSI, from the coding sequence ATGATTGTCACTGCGGCCAAATCACGCCTCAAACGCATCTTGTTCACCGCGCGCCGCCAAGGCACCGTGTGGCTGGCTGTGTTCGCGGTTCTGGCCCAAGTGCTGATGCCGTTCGGTCAAGCCTTGGCGCTCGGTGCCAACGCGGATTACGAATATCAGGTCATCTGTACCGCCACGGGGATCACGCAAGTGGCCGTCGGGGCGGACGGTCAGCCGATCGAACCCTTGGACGTGCCGAAATCGTGCCCGTTCTGTTTCTTGCACAGCTCTGTGGTATTGCTGCAGCCCGAGCAGGTTCCGACGCCGGGCATGCGTATGGTCGTCGTGCCGGTCGCGTTCGAGCATCCCGCGCATCAACGGACCGCCAGCATTTGGCGGGGCTCCCCTCAGCCCTCAAGGGCGCCTCCCGTCTCCATTTGA